Within the Limnothrix sp. FACHB-406 genome, the region TTACCAGGAATGGTCTATGGACTTACTTCTAGGTCTGTTCCAGGGATTTGCAATTAAGAGTGGCTAATGGCAATGGGGACTCATGGCAACTTGGGTGAATGGCAACTTGGGTGAATGGCAACTGAAGTGCGGCGATCTAGTGATCAGGTCAACTCAATGGAGTCACTTGATCATCTAAATCAACGACATGGAAGGCAGCCAGTTCGGCCCTGCCAGCCTGGGTCGCAAACGCAGCCACCTGCACCGCGATTGAGTAGGAAGCTTCCTGGTTGCAGCATTCGCTAGCGAATCGCAGCAATTGTTAGTGAAGTCGTGACGGAGGTTTTAAGCATGGGATCGCGAGGGGCAAATGGAACGGTTATTGATCGGAAGTCACTGGCTTCCGATCAATCCGTGCGGCCCGCCATCCATCCCACGGCTCAAGTTCATCCGTTCGCCAATGTGGTTGGTCAAGTAACGATCGCCGCTGGGGCAAGGGTGGGGCCAGGCACATCGGTGCGAGCCGATCGGGGCGCAGCGTTTCACATCGGTGCGGGGGCATCGGTGGAAGATGGAGCGTTGATCCATGGGTTGGCCGACGGCTGTGTGTTGGGGGATGACGGCCAAGATTATGCGGTTTGGATTGGTGAATCGGCGACAGTATCACACCTGGCGCTGATTCATGGCCCCGCCTACATCGGCAGCGATTGCTTCATTGGCTTTCGATCGACCGTGTTTAATGCGCGGGTCGGCGATGGCTGTATTGTGATGATGCATGTGCTGATTCAAGACGTGGAAATTCCGTCGGGGCGTTACGTGCCGTCGGGTTCAACGATTCTGACGCAGGAACAGGCCGATGCGTTGCCGGTGGCTCGGGAGCGCGATCGGGAGTTTGTGCGCCAGTTGGCCGGGTTGGATCATTGGCCTGAGGGGGCGATCGCCAACCCGACGGGCAATTGGCCCGCCAACGGTTCTGCTGTTCAAGATTATCGTTCTGAAGGTTCTGGGGGTTCCGTGGTTACGACGACGTTGAGCGCCGAGTTGGTGCAACAGGTTCGCCAATTGCTGGCTCAGGGATACCAAGTCAGCGCTGAATATGCCGACGCACGCCGCTTCCGGGCCAATGCCTGGACGAGCTGCGCCCTGCCGCGATCGGCCTATGAAAGCGACGTGCTGACGGCCCTAGAAGGCTGCCTGCGTGATCACGCGGGTGAATATGTGCGGGTGATCGGAATTGATCCTGCGGTTAAGAAACGGGTTTATGAATCGGTTGTCCATCGCCCGGGCGACAAGGTGGGCCAAGGCACGGTCACCAGTGCCAAAGCCAGCCAACCGAGCAGTAACGGCAACGGCTCCAAAGCTCCGACCAGCAATGGTGCGGTTGGTGGCGATTTGGCCACCCAAGTGCGCCAACTGCTAGCCCAGGGCTACCAAATTGGTACGGAACATGCGGATCCGCGCCGCTTCCGGGCCAATGCTTGGACGAGCTGCAAGCCGATCGACTCCACCAGCGAGTCCCAGGTGTTGAGCCAGCTCCAAGGCTGCTTGACCGACCACGCGGGCGAATATGTGCGCCTGATTGGGATTGATAAACGGGCTAAGAAGCGCGTTTTTGAATCGGTGATTCAACGGCCCGACGGTTCCGGAGCCAAGGCGGTGACCGGTGCTTCGGCAGCCGCTGCCAGCAATGGTGCAGCGGTGGCTACGGGTGGCATTTCGGCGGAAGCAGCAGCCCAAATTCGGCAACTGGTAGCCCGGGGTTGCAAAATCACGGCGGAATTTGCCGATGTGCGTCGCTTCCGAGCCAACGCTTGGACGACTTGCGGTTCGGTGCAAGCCACTTCGGAACGGGAGGCGATCAC harbors:
- a CDS encoding ribulose bisphosphate carboxylase small subunit; protein product: MGSRGANGTVIDRKSLASDQSVRPAIHPTAQVHPFANVVGQVTIAAGARVGPGTSVRADRGAAFHIGAGASVEDGALIHGLADGCVLGDDGQDYAVWIGESATVSHLALIHGPAYIGSDCFIGFRSTVFNARVGDGCIVMMHVLIQDVEIPSGRYVPSGSTILTQEQADALPVARERDREFVRQLAGLDHWPEGAIANPTGNWPANGSAVQDYRSEGSGGSVVTTTLSAELVQQVRQLLAQGYQVSAEYADARRFRANAWTSCALPRSAYESDVLTALEGCLRDHAGEYVRVIGIDPAVKKRVYESVVHRPGDKVGQGTVTSAKASQPSSNGNGSKAPTSNGAVGGDLATQVRQLLAQGYQIGTEHADPRRFRANAWTSCKPIDSTSESQVLSQLQGCLTDHAGEYVRLIGIDKRAKKRVFESVIQRPDGSGAKAVTGASAAAASNGAAVATGGISAEAAAQIRQLVARGCKITAEFADVRRFRANAWTTCGSVQATSEREAITSLSACMAEHATAYVRLVAVEPGSKRRAAEIIVQRPGVQAANNAVSFSAPAAASTNGSAPVSAGNVPAAVAQQIQKLLSQGYRIGAEYADARRFRANAWTSCGGLEGSSANQVLAALTACLANNPTSYVRVIGIDPTAKKRVYEEVVQRPGR